The Ornithodoros turicata isolate Travis chromosome 7, ASM3712646v1, whole genome shotgun sequence genome includes a region encoding these proteins:
- the LOC135401313 gene encoding dedicator of cytokinesis protein 3-like isoform X3, translated as MRRKEVQKALTHHLYLAMRDFSYNIGENMELRFTLYDGHCGEFISESFLVKVAKCGQSNFMEKLSNHFTVFTDLGNADLGKDLHLVIHVFRIGRMTNDSKKSTPQNYKRPVACGVLGISDILKQKNGSMLEDEQERTVKLSTCNENDFHQLHDIIVKKMNHKFSLLTGQDRTGVVITLRMLHGSLPVLQQENPLLFKNITVTRKRGFPDVIMPGDVRNDLYFTLEKGEFEKGGKSTSKNIEAAVQLVSPDGQMLENCLSCGTGEENAVQFRSVVLYHNNSPHWAETVKVSIPIERFDGAHIRIEFYHCSARDKDRKLLGFSFVHLMDDQGTILRNGSHEFFVYKCEDRSKLQDPASYLTLPSGPKDVVPPTTPSATSPPPFSPTGTAIFIRSPRESLQVTTLLCSTKLTQNGDLLCLLKWKENPDKIHDTLNKVMKLNGEEIVKFLQDILDALFSMFSTGDGNSTLYSGLVFKALIHIFSLLDSTKFEHFKPVMDAYVTGHFAAALVYKGLLSCVRHCSDLIQDAEEQNAIKNCFSSLEYIFKFIVQSRLLFARATGDQNEEDFKADLNELFSSFHKMLHITNDASIQRIQVTLVYSFSQIYEQLLKVLPVEEVGRIVKLTLSSLPAEASASLTQARLLCIHNTVKSAVFKDRSTRLDLLGVFVGHLHDCLSHGQEHRLCAAILSDILISLYHAESTPTQEDNHSSISTHIYHEVEVLVLGLLETLVLTVKNSSKDSSFSGPLVACLIALLRLMEERHYLVLWDHFHNNCGRRFSLREFLLHVFAVLHYLVQHYAFPRDWMIMRMVANHIALCALQEFSQILTLDFLDSHGCDKELWSNYFTLAVAFLTQPSLQLENFSEAKRLRILEKYGDMRVLMGFQILAMWNKLGDSKVHFLPEMVGPFLEVTLVPETELRKATLPIFFDMMDTEQRFHNNFKQVESELIYKLDILVSENKGDDEYRQLFNTMEHLQEVLLDRVKSNDPVWKENGIAFINSITRLLERLLDYRNVLEGVENRDKRMSCTVNLLSFYRNEINRNEMYIRYIYKLCDLHLPAENYTEAAFTLKLHSDLLSWSDNMLRADEHYREQPEWQRREALYSRIIDYFDKGKCWEKGIPLCKELAELYEKKVFNYEKLSSILKTQAQFFDNILNQLRPEPEYFRVGFYGIGFPLFLRNKVFVYRGLEYEKIIAFTQRMQTQFPQAQILMKNVPPDESILNSDGQYIQICSAKPIPESRPEFEGQNIPDKILNYYLVNDVSIFQFDRPIHKEPVDKDNEFKSLWIERTVLYTDGCLPSILRWLEVTHQRVEEIPPIVHACESIEAMNKELCRLIAQYTSDPKRPISPLSMRLTGVIEAAVNGGIAKYQEAFFTSRYAQEHPEHASNIARLQGLILNKVHILEGGLSIHGRLAPQDVLPLQRRLVDRFVLMKQSIREAASPNMAPRIASDVSSASDLRRPSIINTPLPPVPGEKKPPSEPCSNRSSSSGSSLYGHLLPECSDDEGIYSRPKDDQQNGPSPGDRPPLHCARALPFTHPAAASPPPLPTRPRSVNLTSDQRTSSGEHQCHMSHRFQTHCRDHSDGSGCSMYASYAYPSPAPVAVSHIATTPVATVVRSNTCSPKMPTRRPHHLSESSATDENHVPLGSWSNQNGNEKAPPLPPRASERRATVADTRGLDDARPALPHRIARKASSPTMMATSTLVACPTGEQFCEAITVLDSCTPTCNPDLTLNFEPPPPLPCKRTASIKGSDSIPGTPTHAAPPGGSADTAPLVVNIDL; from the exons ATGCGTCGAAAAGAAGTTCAAAAGGCTCTGACACATCACCTCTACCTTGCTATGCGAGACTTCAGCTACAACATTGGGGAGAATATGGAGTTGAGGTTTACTCTTTATGATGGCCATTGTGGAGAGTTCATCAG TGAAAGTTTTCTAGTCAAAGTTGCAAAATGTGGCCAGTCCAACTTCATGGAGAAGCTAAGCAACCATTTTACTGTGTTTACG GACTTGGGAAACGCAGATCTCGGAAAAGATCTACATCTAGTTATACATGTCTTCAGAATAG GACGGATGACAAATGACTCTAAGAAGAGCACACCTCAGAACTACAAAAGGCCTGTTGCTTGTGGTg TGTTGGGGATTTCTGATATCCTGAAACAGAAGAATGGAAGCATGTTGGAGGATGAGCAGGAGCGCACCGTAAAACTATCCAC GTGCAACGAGAATGATTTCCATCAACTTCATGATATCATCGTCAAGAAGATGAACCACAAGTTTAGCCTGCTCACTGGACAAGACAGAACAG GGGTCGTGATAACTCTCAGAATGCTTCATGGCAGCCTCCCAGTATTACAACAGGAGAACCCACTCTTGTTCAAAAATATCACTGTCACTCGTAAACGAGGGTTTCCAGATGTCATAATGCCTG GAGATGTACGTAATGACCTCTACTTCACGCTAGAGAAGGGAGAATTTGAGAAAGGAGGCAAATCCACCAGCAAGAACATTGAGGCCGCAGTACAGCTTGTTTCTCCTGATGGGCAGATGCTGGAG AACTGCTTGAGCTGTGGAACAGGAGAAGAAAATGCAGTACAGTTCAGATCAGTTGTGCTGTACCACAACAACAGTCCACACTGGGCGGAGACCGTGAAG GTTTCGATTCCCATCGAGCGTTTTGATGGTGCTCACATCAGGATAGAATTCTACCACTGTTCAG CTCGTGACAAGGATAGGAAACTGCTAGGTTTTTCCTTTGTACACCTAATGGACGACCAGGGCACCATTTTACGCAACGGAAGCCACGAGTTTTTTGTCTACAAG TGCGAAGACCGTTCAAAGCTACAAGACCCAGCCAGCTACCTCACCCTTCCGAGCGGGCCTAAAGATGTTGTTCCTCCTACAACGCCTAGCGCGACTTCCCCTCCTCCGTTCAGCCCAACAGGGACGGCCATATTTATTCGCAGTCCTCGGGAGTCTCTTCAAGTTACTACCCTACTTTGTTCGACAAAACTTACGCAGAATG GTGATCTACTTTGCTTACTGAAGTGGAAAGAGAATCCTGACAAGATTCACGATACCCTAAACAAAGTCATGAAGCTCAATGGAGAGGAAATTGTTAAG TTCCTGCAGGACATCCTTGATGCCCTATTTTCCATGTTCTCCACCGGCGATGGGAATTCGACGTTGTATTCAGGGCTGGTTTTCAAAGCTTTG ATTCATATATTTAGCCTTCTGGACAGCACAAAGTTTGAGCATTTCAAGCCTGTCATGGACGCGTACGTCACAGGTCACTTTGCTGCGGCCCTCGTCTACAA GGGCCTACTCAGTTGTGTCCGCCACTGTTCCGACCTCATTCAAGATGCGGAAGAGCAGAATGCCATCAAGAATTGCTTTTCTTCGCTCGAATACATCTTCAAGTTCATTGTGCAGTCAAGATTACTTTTTGCCAG GGCAACTGGAGATCAAAATGAAGAGGATTTCAAGGCTGACCTCAACGAATTGTTTAGTTCATTTCACAAGATGTTGCACATTACAAACGACGCATCCATCCAGCGTATACAA GTTACACTAGTGTACAGCTTCAGCCAGATATACGAGCAACTACTCAAGGTGCTCCCAGTGGAAGAAGTTGGTCGCATAGTTAAGCTCACGCTCAGTTCGCTCCCCGCCGAAGCTTCGGCTTCACTCACTCAGGCCAGGCTTCTGTGCATACATAACACCGTCAAAAGTGCGGTGTTCAAAGATCGCA GTACTCGCCTGGACCTACTGGGAGTCTTTGTGGGGCACCTGCATGACTGTTTGTCGCATGGACAAGAGCACCGACTATGTGCTGCTATCCTGAGTGACATACTGATCTCTCTCTACCATGCTGAAAGCACTCCGACGCAGGAGGACAATCACAGCTCGATTTCAACTCACATTTATCACGAAGTGGAAGTCCTCGTTCTAGGGCTGCTCGAGACACTTGTGTTGACTGTGAAAAATTCTTCAAAGGATTCAAGCTTTTCG GGCCCTCTGGTGGCGTGCCTAATTGCACTTCTGCGACTTATGGAGGAGCGTCACTACCTCGTGCTGTGGGACCACTTTCATAACAACTGTGGCAGACGATTTAGTCTCAGGGAGTTTTTGCTCCACGTATTTGCTGTGCTGCACTACCTCGTGCAGCATTACGCATTCCCTCGGGACTGGATGATCATGCGCATGGTAGCAAATCA CATTGCTCTGTGTGCCTTGCAAGAGTTCTCCCAGATTCTCACATTAGACTTTCTGGACAGCCATGGTTGCGATAAAGAG TTGTGGAGCAATTATTTCACCCTTGCCGTGGCATTCCTGACTCAACCATCGCTGCAGTTGGAAAATTTTTCTGAGGCCAAAAGACTAAGGATTCTGGAAAA ATATGGAGATATGAGAGTCCTGATGGGTTTCCAAATTCTGGCAATGTGGAACAAACTTG GTGACAGCAAAGTGCACTTTCTGCCCGAAATGGTCGGTCCCTTCTTGGAGGTGACGCTCGTTCCCGAAACAGAGCTACGGAAGGCAACGCTGCCGATATTCTTTGACATGATGGACACAGAGCAGAGATTCCACAACAATTTCAAGCAG gTGGAATCAGAATTAATTTACAAGTTGGACATCCTTGTGAGTGAAAACAAAGGTGATGATGAGTACAGACAGCTGTTCAACACCAT GGAGCACTTGCAAGAAGT CCTTCTCGATAGAGTCAAGTCTAACGACCCAGTCTGGAAAGAAAATGGAATTGCATTTATAAACTCCATTACTCGACTTCTGGAACGACTTCTGGATTACAG GAACGTACTCGAAGGTGTCGAAAATCGTGACAAGCGAATGAGCTGCACCGTCAACCTCCTC AGCTTCTACCGGAACGAGATCAATCGAAACGAGATGTACATTCGTTACATCTACAAGCTCTGCGACCTGCACCTTCCAGCGGAGAACTACACGGAAGCGGCGTTCACGCTCAAGCTGCACTCTGACCTGCTGTCTTGGTCTGACAACATGCTACGAGCAGACGAGCATTACCGAGAGCAGCCGGAGTGGCAGCGTAGAGAGGCACTTTATTCGCGCATCATAGATTACTTTGACAAGGGCAAG TGTTGGGAGAAAGGCATTCCGCTGTGTAAGGAACTAGCGGAGCtctacgaaaagaaagtgttcAACTACGAGAAGCTCAGCTCTATACTG AAAACCCAGGCCCAGTTCTTTGACAACATCCTTAATCAACTGAGACCAGAGCCCGAATATTTCCGTGTGGGATTCTATGGCATTGGTTTTCCCCTTTTTCTCAGG AATAAAGTGTTTGTGTACAGAGGCCTAGAATATGAGAAGATAATAGCCTTCACCCAGCGTATGcagacacagttcccacaagcaCAAATTCTCATGAAGAACGTGCCCCCGGACGAGAGCATCCTCAATTCTGATGGACAAT ATATACAAATCTGCAGTGCAAAGCCCATTCCAGAGTCGAGACCAGAATTTGAAGGCCAGAACATTCCAGACAAGATTTTGAACTACTACCTCGTAAACGACGTCAGCATTTTCCAGTTCGACCGGCCCATCCACAAGGAACCCGTCGACAAGGATAACGAGTTTAAG AGCCTGTGGATAGAGCGCACAGTCCTCTACACAGACGGTTGCCTACCCAGCATTTTACGTTGGCTAGAAGTGACCCACCAAAGAGTGGAAGAGATTCCACCCATAGTACACGCCTGTGAGAGTATCGAAGCCATGAATAAAGAACTGTGCCGTCTTATTGCTCAGTACACCTCGGACCCGAAGCGACCAATCAGCCCCCTCAGCATGAGGCTGACGGGGGTCATCGAAGCGGCGGTCAACGGTGGCATTGCAAAGTACCAGGAAGCCTTCTTCACGAGCCGCTACGCTCAGGAACACCCTGAGCATGCCTCCAACATTGCGAGGCTCCAGGGACTGATTCTGAACAAG GTGCACATTCTGGAAGGTGGACTTTCCATCCACGGGCGATTGGCCCCACAGGATGTTCTCCCCCTGCAGCGCCGTCTAGTGGATCGCTTTGTGCTCATGAAGCAGTCAATCAGGGAAGCTGCATCTCCAAACATGGCTCCCCGCATCGCGTCTGATGTTTCAAGCGCTTCTGACCTTCGTCGACCCTCAATCATAAA TACCCCATTGCCACCTGTGCCTGGAGAAAAAAAGCCCCCGTCGGAGCCATGCAGTAACAGGTCATCTTCATCTGGTTCGAGCCTCTACGGCCACCTCCTCCCCGAATGCTCAGACGATGAAGGCATCTACAGCCGCCCAAAG GATGATCAACAAAATGGACCAAGCCCTGGCGATCGTCCACCGTTACACTGTGCCAGGGCGCTTCCCTTCACACATCCAGCTGCAGCATCGCCTCCTCCATTGCCGACGCGCCCACGCTCAGTAAATTTAACATCTGATCAAAGG ACGAGCAGCGGAGAACATCAGTGCCACATGAGTCATCGTTTCCAGACACATTGTCGAGACCACTCCGATGGCTCAGGCTGCTCCATGTATGCCTCCTATGCCTACCCATCTCCAGCACCTGTAGCCGTGTCACATATAGCCACAACTCCCGTCGCCACGGTGGTTCGGAGTAACACCTGCAGCCCAAAGATGCCGACAAGAAGACCGCATCACCTGAGCGAGTCCTCCGCTACGGATGAAAATCATGTACCGCTCGGGTCGTGGAGCAATCAAAACGGAAATGAAAAGGCACCACCCTTGCCTCCTAGAG CAAGCGAAAGGAGAGCAACGGTAGCAGACACCAGAGGTTTGGACGATGCAAGGCCTGCGTTACCACATCGAATTGCTAGGAAG GCGTCTTCTCCTACAATGATGGCGACTTCAACTCTGGTTGCATGCCCGACGGGAGAACAGTTCTGTGAAGCAATCACAGTGCTCGACTCTTGCACGCCCACGTGTAACCCCGACCTTACGCTAAACTTTGAACCGCCGCCCCCACTGCCTTGCAAGCGCACGGCTTCGATAAAGGGCTCGGACAGCATTCCGGGTACGCCGACTCACGCAGCCCCCCCTGGTGGGTCTGCTGACACGGCGCCCCTGGTGGTCAACATTGACCTCTAG